A genomic region of Stenotrophomonas sp. NA06056 contains the following coding sequences:
- a CDS encoding tetratricopeptide repeat protein yields the protein MPRPDRLPVALFAGALALAAGGCTTTSEIPIGPGGVAPIHSVRDAPGVRQKFHYEDLLALAARDMQVGNLDEAERKVRRALKLQPNGVDAVMLLAGVEDRKGREQAAGDGFRRAAELAPQRGDVLNNYAAWLCQHGHSAESLVWFDRALAAPGYATPAAALANAGGCALDAGQFERAERDLRASLAQAPGNPVALEAMAQLSFRRGQFMEARAFAERRIAAAPATRSVLQLASEIEARLGDRAASDRYLQRIRQEFPQDAGS from the coding sequence ATGCCGCGGCCTGATCGCCTGCCGGTGGCCTTGTTCGCAGGCGCCCTGGCACTGGCAGCGGGCGGTTGCACGACCACCAGTGAGATTCCGATCGGCCCGGGCGGGGTCGCGCCGATCCACAGCGTCCGTGATGCGCCGGGCGTGCGGCAGAAATTCCATTACGAGGACCTGCTGGCGCTGGCTGCCCGCGACATGCAGGTGGGTAATCTGGACGAGGCCGAGCGCAAGGTGCGCCGCGCGTTGAAGCTCCAGCCCAATGGCGTGGATGCAGTGATGCTGCTGGCCGGGGTTGAAGACCGCAAGGGGCGCGAGCAGGCGGCGGGCGACGGTTTCCGTCGTGCTGCAGAGCTGGCGCCGCAACGCGGTGACGTGCTCAACAATTACGCAGCCTGGTTGTGCCAGCACGGCCATTCGGCCGAATCGCTGGTCTGGTTTGATCGCGCCCTGGCTGCCCCGGGCTACGCCACGCCCGCCGCTGCCCTGGCCAATGCCGGGGGGTGCGCGCTGGACGCTGGTCAGTTTGAACGCGCCGAACGTGACCTGCGTGCTTCCCTGGCGCAGGCGCCGGGAAACCCGGTCGCGCTGGAGGCAATGGCCCAGCTGAGCTTCCGTCGCGGCCAGTTCATGGAGGCCCGCGCCTTCGCCGAACGTAGGATTGCGGCTGCACCGGCCACGCGTTCCGTGTTACAACTTGCGTCTGAAATCGAGGCGCGGCTGGGTGATCGGGCGGCATCTGATCGCTATCTTCAGCGGATTCGACAGGAATTTCCGCAGGACGCGGGCTCCTAA
- the rlmN gene encoding 23S rRNA (adenine(2503)-C(2))-methyltransferase RlmN: MNEVVQKIAIQPLPKSAPTAGKQNLLDLDRAGLETFFVEVLGEKKFRAHQVMKWIHHRYVTEFDEMTDLGKVLRAKLQEHAEVLVPNIVFDKPSADGTHKWLLAMGVDGKNAIETVYIPDKTRGTLCVSSQVGCGLNCTFCSTATQGFNRNLTTAEIIGQVWVAARHLGNVPHQMRRLTNVVMMGMGEPLMNFDNVVRAMSVMRDDLGYGLANKRVTLSTSGLVPQIDRLSTESDVSLAVSLHAPNDALRETLVPLNKKYPIAELMASCARYLRANKRRESVTFEYTLMKGINDKPEHARELARLMRQFDNAVQAKDSGKVNLIPFNPFPGTRYERSEEAHIRAFQKILLDSNVLTMVRRTRGDDIDAACGQLKGQVMDRTRRQAEFNKTLQAGKGSDAAA; the protein is encoded by the coding sequence GTGAACGAGGTCGTACAGAAAATCGCCATCCAGCCACTGCCGAAGTCGGCACCCACGGCTGGCAAGCAGAACCTGCTCGACCTCGATCGCGCGGGCCTGGAAACGTTCTTCGTCGAGGTTCTCGGCGAGAAGAAGTTCCGTGCCCATCAGGTGATGAAGTGGATCCACCATCGCTACGTCACCGAGTTCGATGAGATGACCGACCTCGGCAAGGTCCTGCGCGCCAAGCTGCAGGAGCATGCCGAGGTCCTCGTCCCGAACATCGTGTTCGACAAGCCCTCCGCCGACGGCACCCACAAGTGGCTGCTGGCGATGGGCGTGGATGGCAAGAACGCCATCGAGACCGTGTACATCCCCGACAAGACCCGCGGCACGCTGTGCGTGTCCTCGCAGGTTGGTTGCGGCCTGAACTGCACGTTCTGCTCCACCGCTACCCAGGGCTTCAACCGCAACCTGACCACCGCCGAGATCATCGGCCAGGTGTGGGTTGCCGCGCGCCACCTGGGCAACGTGCCGCACCAGATGCGCCGCCTCACCAACGTGGTGATGATGGGCATGGGCGAGCCGCTGATGAATTTCGACAATGTCGTGCGCGCCATGAGCGTGATGCGCGACGACCTGGGCTACGGCCTGGCCAACAAGCGCGTGACCCTGTCGACCTCCGGCCTGGTGCCGCAGATCGACCGCCTGTCCACCGAAAGCGATGTGTCGCTGGCGGTGTCGCTGCATGCGCCGAACGATGCGCTGCGCGAGACGCTGGTGCCGCTCAACAAGAAGTACCCGATCGCCGAGCTGATGGCCTCGTGCGCACGCTACCTGCGCGCCAACAAGCGCCGCGAATCGGTCACCTTCGAATACACCCTGATGAAGGGCATCAACGACAAGCCCGAGCATGCCCGCGAGCTGGCCCGCCTGATGCGCCAGTTCGATAACGCGGTGCAGGCCAAGGATTCGGGCAAGGTCAACCTGATCCCGTTCAACCCGTTCCCCGGCACCCGCTACGAGCGTTCCGAAGAAGCGCATATCCGCGCCTTCCAGAAGATCCTGCTCGACAGCAACGTGCTGACGATGGTGCGCCGTACCCGTGGCGACGATATCGACGCCGCCTGTGGCCAGCTCAAGGGCCAGGTGATGGACCGCACCCGCCGCCAGGCCGAGTTCAACAAGACGCTGCAGGCAGGGAAGGGGAGCGATGCCGCGGCCTGA
- a CDS encoding TetR family transcriptional regulator, with protein MAKPAHFSTKDRILGAAEELFAQHGFAGTSLRQVTSQADVNIAAVNYHFGSKENLVNEVFRRRMDEMTGARLSQLERARAEHPGELRPVLAAFVEPALALAQDRQNGGAFVRVIARAYAEKNDNLRKFLSDHYGHVLREFGKAIATCVPGLSKEELYWRLDFLAGSLTYAMADFGLIKRPAGVTETAHRAHAAHELIHFAEAGFRAAARSGSAVPASS; from the coding sequence ATGGCCAAGCCCGCCCACTTCTCGACCAAGGACCGGATCCTCGGCGCCGCCGAGGAGCTGTTCGCCCAGCACGGCTTTGCCGGCACCTCGCTGCGCCAGGTCACCAGCCAGGCCGACGTCAACATCGCCGCGGTGAACTATCACTTCGGCTCCAAGGAAAACCTGGTCAACGAAGTCTTCCGCCGCCGCATGGACGAGATGACCGGCGCCCGCCTGTCGCAGCTTGAACGCGCCCGCGCAGAGCACCCCGGCGAACTGCGGCCGGTGCTGGCCGCCTTCGTCGAACCGGCGTTGGCGCTGGCCCAGGACCGCCAGAACGGCGGCGCCTTCGTCCGCGTGATCGCCCGCGCCTACGCTGAAAAGAACGACAACCTGCGCAAGTTCCTGTCCGACCACTACGGCCACGTCCTGCGCGAGTTCGGCAAGGCCATCGCCACCTGCGTGCCCGGCCTGAGCAAGGAAGAGCTCTACTGGCGCCTGGATTTCCTGGCCGGTTCGCTGACCTACGCCATGGCCGATTTCGGGCTGATCAAGCGACCCGCCGGTGTCACCGAAACGGCGCATCGTGCCCATGCGGCCCATGAACTGATCCATTTCGCCGAGGCCGGGTTCCGCGCCGCCGCCCGCAGCGGCAGCGCCGTGCCCGCCTCCTCCTGA
- the ndk gene encoding nucleoside-diphosphate kinase has translation MALERTLSIVKPDAVAKNVIGEIYARFEKAGLKVVAAKYKQLSRREAEGFYAVHRERPFFNALVEFMISGPVMIQALEGENAVLAHRDLLGATNPKEAAPGTIRADFAESIDANAAHGSDSVENAAIEIAYFFAATEVVSR, from the coding sequence ATGGCGCTGGAGCGCACCCTTTCGATCGTCAAGCCGGACGCCGTTGCCAAGAACGTCATCGGCGAAATCTACGCCCGCTTTGAAAAGGCTGGCCTGAAGGTCGTGGCCGCCAAGTACAAGCAGCTGTCGCGCCGTGAAGCCGAAGGCTTCTACGCCGTGCACCGCGAGCGTCCGTTCTTCAACGCGCTGGTCGAGTTCATGATCTCCGGCCCGGTGATGATCCAGGCCCTGGAAGGCGAGAACGCCGTCCTGGCCCACCGCGACCTGCTGGGCGCCACCAACCCGAAGGAAGCCGCGCCGGGCACCATCCGCGCCGACTTCGCCGAATCCATCGATGCCAATGCCGCACACGGCTCGGACTCGGTCGAGAATGCCGCGATTGAAATCGCGTACTTCTTCGCCGCCACCGAAGTCGTTTCGCGCTGA